The Filimonas lacunae genomic sequence TGGCAATAGCCGGTAGCCGGGTTAAACTTACACAGACCGTTATAGGTGCTTAGCCATAAGTTGCCGCATTCATCTTCCAGCAGGCGAAGTATGGTGTTGCCGGGCAGGCCATCTGCTGTGGTAAAGCGTTTGTATTGCCCGGTTGACGGCGTAAACAATAACAGGCCCCCGCCTTGTGTGCCTACCCATAGTTGCCGGCGGCTGCTTTCATAAATAGATCTTATGGGATAGCCTATGGTAAAGGTGCGATGTTGTTTTTGTTGCCGGTCTATTTGTATCAGGGAGTGATAGTTGCCGCCCCATAAATGTCCCGAACGGTCTTCGGCCAGGCACTGCAGGTTTACCAGGGAGGGGTCAAAAAGGAGGAAGCTGTTTTGCGCACGGTTAAAGTAGTATAAACTACCGTCGTTGGTAGTGCTGGCCCACAGGCATTTTTGTTTATCCTCGTATACCAGCCATACATTGGGTTCAACAGCCCGGGTGATGGGATTGATACAGTTATAATGTTCAAAAGTGTTGCTGTTCCTGTGCAGGCGGTTTACGCCGCCAAACCAGGTAGATACCCATATGTCATTATTGTAGTCGTGGGTGATGCCGGTAATAAAATTACTGCTAAGGCTATTGCTGCTGCTATTTCGGGTGTAAGTGGTATAAGTGTTAGCGTTGCGGTTCCAGTAACGCAGTCCTGCACCATCGGTACCTATCCACAGGTTCTTTTGTGCATCTTCGCAAAACGAAAGAATAAAATTTTCCGTAGGGTTTTGTTGTTTGCCCGCATTGTATACCATGTTGGTAAAAGGTTGGGCCTGTGCAGCTATCAGGTTAATGCCGCCACGCAGGGTGCTTATCCATTTGCGGCCTTCTTTGTCTTCATAAATAGCATATACGGCATTGCTGTTTACAACAGGTGTTTTATCGGCATTCACTAATGGTTGTGCCTGCTGGTTGCCTTGCGGCAGCAGCCATACGCCGCTGCCGTCTGTGGCTATCCATAAGTTGCGGGCATGATCTTCGCAAAGGGAAACCACATTGCCGGGTTGCGTCATTACATTACCCGAAAAGCTTTGTGTGCGGGTGTTGTATAGATACAGTCCATTATCTGTACCTACCCATAAATTGCCGTTGCCTGCTTTTTTCAGGCTGTTCGCATTGCGTATTCCGGCATTTACCAGGGTAAGTGTGCGGTTGGCAATATGATACTGAAACAGGCCGGCCTGCTGAATACACACCCATACCTGTTGCAGTGCTGTGTCGTATTCTATGGCGGTTACATTGTAGTTGCCTGCGTTGCCGGCAGCACCGCCGGGCAGGGCTACCTGCCAGCCGTGGCGCGATGCCTGCTCAAACGCCAATAAACCGTTGTGGCGCGATCCTAATAGCACGCATTGGGCATTGATGGCCTTGATGCAATGAATGTCGTCCTGTAGGGGTTGCTGCCTTGTATCGTTCAGGGCTATAAAGCGGGGAACGGTAAATGCCCCGGTAGCGGGGTTAAATATGTTGGCACCTTTTTGCCCTCCAATCCACAGGTTGTGCTGGCTATCGCCATCCATCGAAAAAATGTTGGCTGTGCTGAGTGAGCTGGTATCTTCTATCTTGTTACGAAATATCGTAAAATTATATCCGTCAAACCGGTTCAACCCATCATAGGTACCAAACCACATAAAGCCGCGATGGTCCTGGTAAATACTGGTTACCGCGTTATTGCTTAGGCCTTGTTCAATGCCAAGGTATTTTACGGGAAAAGAAGGGGCGGAAACGCCTGCCGTACAAAATAAGGCAAAGCACACCCAGAGTAGGATCTTATATGGCACAATCGTCAATTAAATGTTCTCACAATGCATTATACTGTATAAAAATAGCCATTTTATGAATGGAAAAATTAAGAAATAAAAAATATATGATGGTTTTCCACTAGTAAACCTATTGGAATAAAACGGACATTGCTATTGTAAATATTTAGTGCACTGTTTTTTAATAAATATTTGCCGGATGCCTGATACTAACTGTTATTACGAGAAGATATGGAAATGTATTCCGCGTGCATTTTCATAACTCCCTGGTTCTTATTTACACAACCAACTGTTACTGACGTTGACTTGCCTGTTACAAAAAAGTTCTGTACACAGCGGTGGCGCACTTTGCCCTTTTGTTGCCTGACCAGTAACGAAGCTGAAAAGGGTGGTTGCTATCCGGGTAATATCAATTTTGAGAAAATCGATCTAACCAATGAGCAAGTTATTTGAATCATTTGAGCTTACGCCGTTAATGGGCCATCAAATGCGTACTATGCCTGACAGGCAGGGAGAAGAAGATTTTATTGAGTTAATTCTGCTTACAGAAGGGGGAGCCAGGAAAAACTCCTCCTTTTACGGCGAACAGGCAAGCCTGCCTGCTATCATTTACATCCCGCAGGGAGTAACGGATAAGTTTATTCCCGACGAGCAGGCCATGGGTTATGTGATCCGGTTTAAAAACGAGTTTTTACCTGCTAACAAAGTGGATTTGTTTGCTACTTTCTTCGACTCGTGCTGTATGCCGCTTACTTCTTTTGCCTTACAGGGCACTATTATCCAGTTGTTTAAAATGATATTGTGCGAGTATGTGGCAGAACAGGTTGATTCTAAAAGCATTCAGTACCTGTTGCTGTCGTTGTTGGCTAAGGTAGATTTTGCGCGCAAGAATGAAGTGGTGCGGGAAGATTTTAAAGAGCGGGAGTATCTTATCTGTAAAACATTTCTGCGCCTGTTAGAAGAGAATTTTATTTATAATCATAAGGTGGAATTTTATTCCAAACAACTCAATATTTCGCTACGTTCATTAAACTATATGACTACCCGTGTAATGGGTAAAAGTGTGCTGCAACTCATTGATATGCGCAAACATATAGAAGCGCGCAAGCTGCTGGTGAACTCCAGTAAAAGCATCACAGAAATTGCTTACGAACTGGGTTTTGATAAATCGTATTTCAGCAGGTTCTTTTATAAGAAAGCGGGCATGACGCCTATGCAGTTCAGACAGGAGGTGCAGAGCACAATTTCTTAAATGTGCAATTACTTTTCTTAAATGTGATATAATTAATAAAATTATATAATAACTTTTGTGGCGGACTTCGTGTTTGGATAATGAGTGTGTATTCATTGATGTAAACCAAATGACATGACTGCTTTTGAGAAAAGGAACGCCACTACCTTCGGTAGAGGTGTAATGCTAATGCTATGTATTCTTCTATGCTTTCTTTCTGCTACTGAAGCGCAAATAACTACTACTATCGGCACCGGTGTTGCCGGAAACGGCAACCGGGAGTATCCCTGCCCTTTGCAGGATAACGACTACGGGGCACGTATGCAGTTTTTGTATCCGGCTGCCGAACTCCGGCAAATGGGCATGGATGCCGGAACAGTGAATGCGATTGTATTTGATGTAGTACGCCTGGCTTCCAGTAGCCGCACGCGGTTTGCCGTAGAGCAAATGCGCGTGAAAATAGGCACTACTGCTATTACTGACTTAGGCGATACGGATTTTGAGCCGGGGCTTACCGAGGTATATGGCCCTGTAGACTATTTGCCGGTATTAGGTAAAAACACGCTCATGTTCACTACGCCGTTTGTGTGGAATGGGGTGGATAACATTATTGTGGAAATATGTAACGGAAGTTCGCAATCGGCTGGCAGGGTTACTACCGCTAATGCCGAAATTCCGTGGACAAAGGGTTTGTCTTATAAAGCGTCCCACACGTTTACTGATCCTGAAATGGGCAGTTTGTGTGGCAAAGCCGGATGGGATAATATTGGCGATCAAACTACCCGGCCTAATATCTCTTTTGTATGGCAACCGCTTACTGCTTGTAGCGGCACGCCGGTTGCAGGTAATGCAGTGGCGGCGGTAACAGATGTGTGTGCGGGAAAATCTTTCCAGCTGTATTTGCAAAACACGCCTGTGGTGAGCAATATCAGCTTTCAGTGGCAGGTATCTGCCAATAACAGCACTTTTACTGATATTCCCGGTGCTACCAGTTTTAATTACACTACTACGCAAAGCGCTCTTTCTTATTATCGCGCCAAGGTAAGCTGCTCCACTTCCGGGGCTTTTGCTTATTCTCAATCCGTGCAGATAGGTTCACCGGCGTTAGTGTCAGGTACTGCGTTTACCATTAATAAAAATGCACCTGCTTCTGCTACTAATTTTCCTTCTTTTGCCGATGCCTGGAATTATATAAAATGTGGTATCAATGGCCCTGTTGCATTTACGGTAACGTCAGGCAGTGGTCCTTATAACGAGCAACTGGTAATGGACGAGGTGTTTGGTACTTCGGCGGTAAACACTATTACGTTTAATGGTAATGGCGAAACGCTTACCTGGGCCGGAGCTGAAAACTCGCGCGGGGTTATACAGTTGAATGGTGCTGATTATGTTCGTTTTAATAACCTGGTTATTGCTGCAACGGGTGATAACGGGTATGGCTATGGGGTGCATATGCTGAATAATGCCGATCATAATACTATCAATAACTGTATTATTTTAACAGATTCAACTTCCACCGATGAATCCTATGCCGGTGTGGTGATCAATAATTCCAGCGAACTAATGGCGCAGGCAGCTGCTTATTGCGACAGTAATATCATCAGCAACAATAACATCAGGGGCGGATATGCCGGTGTGGTTATTAGTGGAGGAACAGATAAAGCCAATGTAGGCAACCAGGTATTGCAAAACACCGT encodes the following:
- a CDS encoding helix-turn-helix domain-containing protein, encoding MSKLFESFELTPLMGHQMRTMPDRQGEEDFIELILLTEGGARKNSSFYGEQASLPAIIYIPQGVTDKFIPDEQAMGYVIRFKNEFLPANKVDLFATFFDSCCMPLTSFALQGTIIQLFKMILCEYVAEQVDSKSIQYLLLSLLAKVDFARKNEVVREDFKEREYLICKTFLRLLEENFIYNHKVEFYSKQLNISLRSLNYMTTRVMGKSVLQLIDMRKHIEARKLLVNSSKSITEIAYELGFDKSYFSRFFYKKAGMTPMQFRQEVQSTIS